The DNA region TTTACGAATTATCGATAGTCTCCATTGTGAGGAAtaacaatagagaaatttccatCAGCAATAACAaacaatagaacaaaattcaTAGCAAAAACTAGATCCACGATGGTGCCCTTCGCAGCAGCGAAAAACACATATTCCACATGACCGAAATTGACACCGTAGCATCCGGACCGTAAAAGTAACCATAGAAACAACCCTATCCTTTCAACGCTTGATAGTAGTGAACAAAGATATTATAGATATAGGACATACAAACACCATATTACCCTTAATACATAGATCAAATCAAACTCTAATAAAACAGTGATGTAAACCTACTTTTCTCAGTGCAAAGAAGAGAATTTGGTATCCCGATCTCGAACATCCCTCACAGAaacaaatcctaaaaaaaatttatggaaTGGACTCGGATAGCAACAACGAGAGCGATAGACATAAACTTTCCGTTTCTCTCACTCGTCTATATCTATATAATAAAAACAAACTGATTTATAAAAAGTTATCACCATCACTCTGCTCAAGCACATGCCTTCTCCCTGCCTACGACGATCTTCAGGGGGGGATGAATAACCATGCGTACATCAGACAGCCGGTGAGGCTACCATCAACACGTCCATCACACGGTTGCCGACCGGTCCACCGACGGATAGATGGAATTGGATCTAGTGGCGATCCATCACATCGATGGATCGCGTGCGCTGATCAATCCAGATATCAAAAACACCGTGCCGGCCAGCACTGAACACGTGCAGCGTTTGTGTCCGGCACCGGTACTCATCTCCGTCGTCATCCTCTAGAATgagatttttcaaaaaaaaaaaaaaggaataaactGCCAGTCGTGAGAGAATTGTTTGGTTGCGTCTATCAGGACACCGTTGCATTGCATGCACCCCAACTTATCTCTTATTTTGTAGCCAGCAGCCGTGTTTGTttctcttttatatatataacgTGCTGATCAATACAACCTTATTAAATCAATTCGTAATCGGAAAATCACTGTTACAAAACCagaaatcacatgttataaaatagaaaaaccaaaaacaataATATACTTAATACAAAATATAAAATCATACATTATAAAATATAAAGAATAGCGATCGTAAGATCTCtattataaaataggaaaacactcattttaaaatagaaaaaccgAAGAACAGAAAATCCTAGGTGTTAAATAAgagttatatatataaaaaaaaaactagtctcGGCTCAATTTATAGTTGATCCTGTTATAACTGAACtatatactactttctgatatgtatatactattttctaagatatatatacttctttacaagtaaaatatatttttttctaaaatatatatactacttttaaGATATCTATACTACTTTCTAAATATCTATTAAAGGGTGAATACGTACATCCAGAGTATAAAaaagactatatatatatatatatatatatatatactattttataagatatatattatttctaaaacatatttttttaaatatctattaaAGAATGAGTATGTACATAAGAATATATAAAAGaatttatatatgtgtgtaaAATTATGCAGCGGTAGAGCTATGCTTGTTTCCAGCTCAGTGAACAGTGTTCAACACAGCTCTGGAGGCGACAGCACGTTCAGTTTGACCCGGCGGATACACGACAGGCTACGTCTTTTACTTACTGACATGCATGCATCCCTGAGAATCAGCAAACGCGGTTATTATAGATTAGCTGTGCCGCAAGCAGCAAGCTAGTTGCCAACTTGGACCAGGACCGCTCGATGATAACTTCATCTGTAATGCTGCCATCTCATAACTTGCTGTGCATCACATGATCTTGTCATGCAACAGTCAACATAACGTGGATCCTCTACGACACATTTGGTGGCTGTTACTGGTTTTCCCGCTTCTGGGGCCACCTACGCTGCCTCGGAACAggtttttttttcccttgcgGAATAAGCCAATTTCCTGACGGGAAACGTCAGGGAACCGTTTTCCGCGCCCGGACATTTGGTGACGTTGAATTGAAGGTGTATAGCGACATAGTTAGATCACTGCCAACGACTTCTTGTTGAGGACGAAAATTCCGTCTTAAAAGGATTTTTATTCTCTAACGTTCTAACGATTTTTCTTTATAATTTCTGTCATGAAGGGATTTTTATTCTTTGACGTTCTAACGATTTTTCTTTATAATTTCTGTCATGAAGGGATTTTCAAAGTCATATAATATCCTGACAATAAAATTGCACTTCTCGATAGTTTCTATCCAAAAATGCACTTGGAAATAAAGACTGTAAATTGGCACAAAATAAATCTTCgatgatcattattttttaaagtatGTATGTGGTATAGCCAGCTAGAACACTTGCAAAAAGGAATATGTATGACCGAGAATGGTGATTACacggggtgaataggcgccttctaaatttttatgaaatagaTGGCATACTCCGTGTTCactcaacgcacctcaaaaatgTACTACCAAAAGCATAAACAACGTAAGAGAGAAAGATCCAGTGCACCATAACGCCACGGATGAAATATAAAATATTggttctattcaagaccattctatTATCTTTATacacaaaaactcgcaactttgaAACAAAATAAGACCAAAGAAGATCACCGGGCAATGGAAACTCTCCACGTTGATGATCTATAGGCAAGTGAATTCAAGATCcatcatatatgcatgtatatgcgaattttatgcctctagcaataagaagaataccTTGCCAAGGTGAAAAAACTTTAGCTCAAGACCGAAAACGAAAATCACCATCGAAAAAGTAAAACCGACAACTAAAACAACTGAACCAATAAAGAGACTAGAAGCAGATGAACAAGAACACTTGCGAGAAAATAAACTTAATTAAGCTTAGAGATCAACTCTATTTTAGGTAGAATACAAAAtattttctctcacaaaagctctaacctattacaaagactaaatttatcctctcatctcctccaaaacctatcactaagctctcaaatggctagctcaagacTCCCTTACACTGTATTTCTCTATTTATATGCCTAGAAAGGTGCCTTAGACTTTAAATTTTCTTATTTCTAAAATACCCTTAGCTTCCAATAGCTTCCTACCTACCACCGTGGTATTTTGATCAAAAAATTTCTCCATCCATCAAATGGTCACGGCttctttacgacttagcttcgccacgacgcaagcttcgcgatgatgccatgtgaccCTCAAGACCTCCtgcggttttgagaccaaaccgcgaaactctaacacacttctcaaagcataaCTCACCGTCTTGCTTACATCTTAAGAAAGTGTTCCAATGTTAATGTGTGCACTTCATCTAgcgatcctgaccgccagcaagtctctcccgctctcgatccctcggaccaccttgtcacttgcaccgacatcccctttgcttgacttggtcaacacgttgtcttcatccatcttctatgctttgcttgacctccacatgtactgctaggatcactcttgactccgcctgacctccttaatcgtccagcaccaagcaccatCCTTAGCTCTCCCTGATCACCTTTCGTCAGCCGCCAAATTATATccgtcacctacacaccataagTCAAGCAAATATGTTTCTCTAAATCATCTTATGTTACCTCAATATCAAAATTTTCAGAGCACATCGCAACAGTTTTctaaacaccggatgttccggtctgaacaccagaacatccagtGTGTGCACTGTTCTCAACTAAAAGCACCACTCATCGGAACATACGGTCCAGTTCATAGACAACACACTGGAACTTCCGGTGTGAAGATTTCCAAATTTTTCTCCGAAAGatttcttctctgtaagaaaagcTCTGGTAATACCCTCCGGTGTAGCATCACACTCACCAAACCttccggtgtattgatcttcaatttCGTCCGAAAAatttctctctgcaagaaatagtccgacgAGTATGTATTGCCCACACCGTAACTTCGGTTgaacaccggaacttccggtgtgcCTAATTTTTCTGCAAACAGAGAAGAATTTACCAATTTCCAATATTGCCGACTCGAGTtagtcatgaacaagaacaagtatctacaaacacatgctaaccaagttcaagatAAATTAACCGTTATTAATGTCTCATCACATGAAAATCAAGACACTtctccacttaatttctcataATAATTAATAAACATTCATAAGCTTATCACTGTTATTCCTTTAGCTGAGCAACATCTAGAGGACGAAGGCAAACATTAAGGGGATATTGCTGCAACAGTCCAAACTAATTGATACAGCATTTTTCAAGAATGTCATGTGAAACTATATAATTCTAGTGGGAATTCAGTCAAATTCCAGCTTTCCAGGACACCAATGGGGCACAAACTAGCTTGTGCCCTTTTTATAAAAAACGCGCTGCTGTAATTATTATATCTCCTAAACAGGATGAACATGGATTTCTCTTGCACAGAAAAATTTCCGGCAAAACAGAATGTCTAGCTGTCAAACATATGCGGCTACTCGAAATCATTCAAGGATTGCCAAGATCTGTACAGTTACAATCTCGTCGGAACCAgttctctcaaaaaaaatatatctcgTCGGAATCGATAAATTCAGTGGTTAAGACGGCTACTAATTTATCCATGGGTTGGGAATTGCAGATGTCGATGAAGCTCTCGCACAAGTTATCGCACATATTCATCCAAATACCCAATTAATGCTAACATTTTAAGATATTACCTGATGAGTTTTAGGTTAGAGATAGCTCTCAAATGGTCCCCAACTTGTATGGATGCATAGAGGCCGTCAGCATCATATCGTCCGCATATATAGGGCCTATCTTACGTACGCTAATGCCACGAACTGAAAGATGAGTTCACGGATGCAAATGGGATTCCCTGTCGCTGGTCAAGGGCAGCCAATGGGAGCTAGTAAGCCCAAGGGACCAAGGGACTGCACCAAGTCCATCTATATCATCATATGTGTTGGGAATACAATTTGATGCAAAAACTAATACTACCTCTATTTTCTTTTAATTGTCATTTAGGACATCAACACGATCTCCAACAAGCacgtttgattattatttttgacaACTACCTcttgataaaaattaataaaaatatatgatgttaaagtatttttcatgataaattcatTACTATCATTTTCATGTACTAAATCttaatagttttgtgtatattagtgttcaatatttttaaaacttaACTGCACGTATTTTAGAACAACATCTATTTTAAAACGAAGATAATATCATAGGAGGACTGTAGTTTGTAGGTAAGTGAAACTAGCGATAAGCAACATGTACAAAAGATGTTCTCTAAACCTCCATAAAATTTAGAGCAACATGTACAGCTTGTCCAATGGATTGTTTTTGGAAAAGATCTGTGAAGTAAGAGACAACATAcattattctttattttttctcacgtAGGATTTTACTGACACGGCGAAAGCTGAAAGTTTAGAAACAGCTGAGGTGGCACCTTGTCGGCGCTAAGCTCGCTCCGGCACATGGCCCCATCAAGGTCAAACCATAAAAAATATGTGCTAGATATCTGATAACATATTTTAAgagataatttatcaaatttttaacCTTCTAATCAGTGATGAGACTCCTTCTGGACTCCTCTTCTACTCTAATGAACTTCGGCAAAGTTAGATTTTAAGTTAGGGTTAGGGGTTGAGATTTAGAGGGGATTTTGTGACCTTCGGCGGTAGAGGGATGCCGGGGAGGTCGCCAGCTTGACGGTGGAGGCGGTCACGCGTGGtagacactacgtgaaaaaagtcatTAATGACAGGTGATAACTGGTATTAGTAACGGGTCTTATACCTCTCACTCTTATCGTGTCtaatattcagtcattagtgatgggtcgtaactgTGACCTGTCATTattgactgaatattagtgacggattgaAATCTTGATActtcactaatgaccgatgaatattttttattttttttacataaaaaagttaaaaatatatttttttcacccgagccatcccaacataCCTCACACATCACACtcttttcacattattttcaagtttacgttccatgggaatcgaactcgTGACCTCCACCTCAcgcgtgtagccaccttactacatttgctatcacgtagttgtgatagaaattagatattttatccttttaatcttttttgccaaaggtcattagtaacgtgtcataaccatgatccgtcattaataactaattttgtcaaatttcgtcgagagttataaaaataaaaaatgttcatTACTGACTAATTAGTTAATAGTAATGCGTTATAACCATGAACGTCACTATTAGTTATTAGTAATACGTCATAACTATGAACCGTTATTATTGActaattagtcattagtgacaggtcatggttatgacctgtcactaataactaatttTACCAAACTACTCatgcgtttgtgtccatagtcgTCACactttacatcaaacttgacgagaaatatacaatagttcctattctactgcttaggtgagaaaaaataagagaaaaataaaataaaaaatatttgtaaataccatcattagtgacggattacaagttgacatatcactaatgactagtgacgAATCAAGttgtaacctgtcactaatgactggcctaagatgatctatcactaatgatctaaTCATTactgacaggtcacaacttgacccgttacTATTATCATCAGCGATACTAATAAaaactcattagtgatgagtcttTATCTGGTCTAGATCAGAAGGCACAttattggacccgtcactaataggatatAAGTGACGCGTGTTAAGCAGCCATCACTAATATGTGTCTTATTTGTTGGTTTTTTACATAGTGAGAGGACCACTGGTTCGGCGGGGACAGTGGCGGGGTGTTGTGTTGTGGTCATAGTGGTTAAAGGTGGTGGTCGTGGCAGTTGAGAGCGGCTAATCTAGCGGTGCTGGCGCCGTCAGAGCCAATCAGGTAACGATGGAGGTGAGAGCGCCGGAGAGGTGAAAGATGATCAATCCGCTGTATTGATCATATGCAAACTCAATCCGCTGCAATATGCAagaatgccaaaaaaaaaatttctgcTCAAGACCTGGCCAGTTTTGGCACAGAGAATGCTAGCGGTCAGTACAATGGTAGAGAAAAAATCAATCGAGTGACGGCCTGATGGGAGCATGCATGAATCATGATGCATGCATTTTGGGCGAACAAGCCAATTAGCCAAAGGACAAACGAGGATCTGATCAAGTGATGAATCTGGCGTCTGGCGTCTGGCGTCCACGCGACTCGATGCGTCGGTTGTGCTACCTCTGCGCTCTGGTAGATGAGATAACTTAGTCGGATTGGCACGTCTACGCTgcgtctattttttaatataataaaaaaactaaaaaattatatttactaattttggatatcttaatatttatttatgaatttattaatatttaacacattcatttaattataaaaaataatattatttgtatacataaacataattttaatatgtaaacgacagtaatacgaatctaacaaaatttgtttctttttttgagtttagatattttattgtgtattttagattatttcaaccaatttatcaatataactattatacatttcgttgtttttctaaaatttccccaaaaattatattatacatataaacatacaaatatatatgcatgtacatatacatatacgtatccatatccatatatatatatatacacacacacatacgtAGGACCCATataaacagtagctacagtgtCTTGATGCTAAAATCACTCTAATTCTTAGAGCTTTAATATATTAGTATTGATGAGGATTTCTTTTTGGGTCGGTACAAAATCATAGGTGGTCCATAGCCCACCCATGCTACCTATTGGATCCACTAATGGGTTGAAGGAGACCAATGATGCTTCTTATTTGGGTAGGGAAGGTCTAGACCGTTTGACAGCGTAGAAATTTGACAGATTTTGAGAGTCTAAATCTTTCATCAGATAACTAGAGGGTCAAAAAACTAGAATGAACCGTCCCGTGCAAGAGACAATAAGGCTAGCAGATAAGATCCGACGTAACGCAGCAGGAAACATCGCCACGGCCCTGTGCCAATTGTCGTGTTTAGCGTGCTGGCCGTGTCAAAGGTTCAAAGATAAAGTAAACATGATCTTAAGGTCAGATTAATTGGTGTTGTTTAAAAAAGAAGATCATAGGAAAGCGTCCTTTCAACTTACTTCGTCTTCCCCTTAATAAGAAGAATTAACGGTTGAGCAGCACTTTTGGAACGTGATATCTATTGCATGAAACGACTTGATTAGATAGCACAAAACTACAGCCGTCGTATAGCTCGCAGCGACACATTCCCTCTGAGGATGAATTGAAGCCAATACGCCATTTAGGGATGGATCTAGGAGAGATCCAGCGAGTAATCAAGGACATATGTCTCTATTTGTGAACGAGCGAATGCTCGGTTGGTAAGTTTAAGTAGAGAACCAACGAGTCGAGATTTGATCCTCAGCTCTTGCATTTTTGCTTATTGTGTTTTAAGATAGAGCCAATCTTTATATGATCTTTAATGAAGATCAGGACAGTGACAAAAATTAAaacctcttttttttaaaaatatgtcTCCATTTAAATTATTGTTTTTTGGTGgatttagatattttttgtCAAATTAGAAAGACTATATCATTGTTATGCTcctatttaatttttaaactaGGTCCGCTCCTTATGTCACTCACTCAAACTCTGCGGAACAGACTGAGAATATAcgtgggatttttttttcttctaagaTGACACGAATTACCGCTAAATTCCCAACACAATtaaaggaggagaggaaaaaATAATCCAAGAGGAGAAAATGAAATAGACCCGAGCGAAAGGAAGGGTGGCACCTACCACCGAGAGCGTGAGGAGTCGTTGTCATCCACAGGCGCAGCTCCACGCCATGGCTGAGTCACCCGGCTGCTTATCAGATCCCCCAAGCCTCTCTCCGAGGCTGACACCGCCGCTCAGCGATCGGTCGTCCTACTTTTCCTTCCCCTGCCACAGCTAGCTCTTGCCCAGCCCTCGAGCAACCACCCTCGCAAGCTACATGGACACTGAAACCGGGGTCCCGCAGCCCCGACCTCCTGCTATAAATACCGCGCCAACTCTGCCTCCGAAGCCAGGGCaatcgccatcgccatcgccgtTGCCGTGTTCTTGGGCTCTGTTGTGCTGCCGCTTGCAAGGCTTTCTGCAGCtgatcgaagaagaagaagaggatgacGATCACCATTGAACAGCCTCAGCTCGGTGAGCTTCTGATTTGTTTGTCTGCTTGTTCTTGTCAAGCTCCTCTGCTCATGGCGTCTTCTTGGCGGGTGTAATAATGGTGTTCCTTGGCGTTCGGATCCATGAACGGGTGGCCGTGTGTGGTATTGATATTTTGTTGGGGTCGTTTGCTAATTGTAGATGCGGTGACGGAGAGGAAGGTCGCCACCGGCGACCCGGCGGAGCTGGTGCTCGACGGTGGCTTCGTCGTGCCGAACTCCAACGCCTTCGGCAACACCTTCAGGTCAGCTTTCCGTTCATTCTGGTGTGTTTGTGGGGACCGGCAACGTCAGAGCTCAGAAGCAGCACACAAGTTATATTTTTCCTTTGCCTTTTGATACTCGAAACCACTAAAAGAGATGCATTACCGTCTTGAGAATTCACTCTTTTTCTAAAAGAAAGACCAGAAAGAAAGAATTCACATTTTAGCAGCGACGCCGACACGTAGAACACCATCGCCGTGAAAGCAAAGTAGCATCGCTGGCCTGTCTAGTTCACGACGGCTGCAGAGTCCAGACAAAACGAACTTGCATTGGAGAATAGTCTCCAGCAAAACTTTGCCGTACGCCTAAATTGTGTTTAGATAGCGTGTACGTGCGCAGATGTTCTTGCAAATAAAATGTGCCCCAGAGTTTCCCGTATCTGGAGGAAAAACGAGCCAAATACAGAACAGTTTGGCATATGCTTTCAAAGACTTCTATGAAAATAATATGACATGTGGAAATTTATTCaacttcttattttctttatcttcatcGTAAATCTTATGATAATTTTTACCATATGTTACGATATGAATTAAGTCCATAACTCAAATATATGAGATTAGatcttgtaaaattatttttcaagagTGCCCACAGCAGTGGCCCCACTTGCAATTTTGTGGCTCCGGTAGCATGGACAAGTTTATTTTTTCTCCATATTTTCGTGCTACTTTTTCTAACAGGCACTCTATATCTAAGCTCCATCCTTGCATGCTCAAAATGGACGAACGAATCGAACtaaaatgaatttttaaaagataCAAAAATGACGAACGATCTGAAACTGCAAGCTTGACGTGTAGGGATTACAACGCGGAGTCGGAAAGGAAGAAGACGGTGGAGGAATTCTACCGTATCAACCACATCAACCAGACCTACGACTTCGTGGCGCGGATGAGGGCGGAGTACGGGCGGCTGGACAAGACGGAGATGAGCATCTGGGAGTGCATCGAGCTGCTCAACGAGTTCATCGACGACAGCGACCCGGACCTCGACATGCCGCAGATCGAGCACCTCCTCCAGACCGCCGAGGCCATCCGCAAGGACTACCCCGACGAGGACTGGCTCCACCTCACCGGCCTCATCCACGGTATGCAACCTTCTCATTGGACGCTCGATCAGTGATTGTCTAGCGGCCACTGATTACATGGAACTCGTCACGATTTTCAGACCTGGGCAAGGTGCTGCTGCACCCCAGCTTCGGAGAGCTTCCTCAGTGGGCAGTTGTTGGTAAGTGAAAACTTGACGAAACCACACATCACCTCCCCAAGAACTTGTATAAATCAGCAGCAAAAATACTGGCTGATCCACCTCTCCTCTGAAACTTGCATCTTTCAGGTGACACCTTCCCTGTAGGCTGCGCATACGACGAGCGCAACGTTCACTTCAAGGTAAGCAATCATCATCGATCAAATTAAACCACGGCAGACCAAAATTCTCTGCTCAGGAACTCAGAATTCTGTAAACTGATCTCTGAATCCACATACACAATGTGCAGTACTTCAAGGAGAACCCTGACTACAACAACCCCAAGTTCAACACCAAGTTCGGGGCCTACTCCGAAGGCTGCGGCCTCGACAACGTGCTCATGTCATGGGGCCATGACGATTACATGTACCTGGTTAGTACTTGGCGATTCGCCTTGGGTGCTTGCATTCCCTAGAGCAGTTCTTCTTTCCATCTGCAGTGTTTTCTGAAAagttaagatttttttttcttcatgtcAGGTGGCCAAGGAGAACAGGACCACTCTTCCTTCCGCGGGTCTGTTCATCATCAGATATCACTCCTTTTACCGTAAGCTCCtggtccttcttcttcttcttcttgtgtgtGTGTGGCCAAATTCAGAAGTTACAAGTTAGGTTACTGAATTTTTGCATGTGATTCAGCTTTGCACAAGCATGGAGCCTACATGCACCTGATGAACGATGGGGACAACGAGAATCTCAAGTGGCTGCATGTGTTCAAGTGAGACAAACACCAAATCAGTCCCTTGCATACTTGAAATCAACGAGATATAGACACTTATTCACTAGTGATGTACGATTTTTGCAGTAAGTATGACCTGTACAGCAAGAGCAACGTCAGAATAGACGTGGAGGAGGTGAAGCCCTACTACATGTCGCTCATCGACAAGGTATACATTCATGGTTTGCTAATTTCGCATCATCTCAGAACATGCCTTCAGTGCAGATTTGCCACCCTTTGTCTTAACCATTCTGATCAGCTTCGTTGTctgatctatttatttatttttatttttttgcagtACTTCCCGGCAAAGCTGAGGTGGTGAAACAGAGGAACCGAAGAGTTGTTCCAAACCGCCGTGTGCTATATAGACCAAGTATCTGTCATGTATGAACATTTCACACCCGAGTTGAGTTGAGCGAGTGTGCCCATTTGTATTGCGCAGATCAGAGCTCCATGAGGGCCATGCCTTTGGAATAAAAGTTGCCATTGTCTGTTCCATCTGTCTGAATTC from Phragmites australis chromosome 8, lpPhrAust1.1, whole genome shotgun sequence includes:
- the LOC133926896 gene encoding probable inositol oxygenase; this encodes MTITIEQPQLDAVTERKVATGDPAELVLDGGFVVPNSNAFGNTFRDYNAESERKKTVEEFYRINHINQTYDFVARMRAEYGRLDKTEMSIWECIELLNEFIDDSDPDLDMPQIEHLLQTAEAIRKDYPDEDWLHLTGLIHDLGKVLLHPSFGELPQWAVVGDTFPVGCAYDERNVHFKYFKENPDYNNPKFNTKFGAYSEGCGLDNVLMSWGHDDYMYLVAKENRTTLPSAGLFIIRYHSFYPLHKHGAYMHLMNDGDNENLKWLHVFNKYDLYSKSNVRIDVEEVKPYYMSLIDKYFPAKLRW